Genomic window (Cellulosilyticum lentocellum DSM 5427):
AGCTGTGTTCTCGCATTCTATAGGTAATGTCCTTTTAATCTCAGAATGACACCATCTCACAGCATTAATGATAATTTTCTGTATCTCTTTCATATGATAAATCGGATATTCCTCATGTCCTGGTTGGAAATAAAAAATTCTTCCATAGCCCCTTGTAAAAGTACAGCCACTTCTAAATACCTCTCCACTTGCAAACCATCCTGTAAAAACGACTTCATCTGGCTTAGGTATATCAAAGAATTCTCCATACATTTCTTCCTCTGGAATATCTATAGTTTCTAGAACTCCTGCTGCAATAGGATGATACGGCGCAGTAACCCAAAGGCGTTCTCTTGAACCCTCTCGCCATTTTAAACTCATAGAAGTTCCTAGAAGGACTTTCATGATTTTACTATAGTGTGCTGAGTGTAGTGCAATAAGTCCCATTCCCGCAAGAACATGACTTCTTACTCTTTGAACAACCTCATCACTTACTTCTTCCTGCTTTGCATGACTCCACCAGATGAGTACATCTGTATGATTTAGCACTTCTTCTGTAAGCCCATGTTCCTCCATATCTAAGGTTGCACACCTTACAGTGATGGCTTCTTCTTTTCCTAAGAATTCTGCTATGCAGCTATGTATACCTTCTGGATAAATGGCTTTGATTGCCTCATATTCTCTTTCATGCACAAATTCATTCCATACAGTAACTCTTATCATAAGACTAGACCTCCACTTTTCTTCTTATCCACTTTGCGGATTCTATCATAAATTCAAGATAGTTTTCTGCTTCAAAATGTTCAATGGCTAGGAATCCATCATAATGCATTTTAGATAGCTCTTCTAAAACCTCAGACATTTTAATAAACCCTTTGCCCGCAGATATCGGACATATATTTCCGTTTTTATCATGGGCCCTATCCTTACAGTGCACATGAATGACTTTATTTTTTAGCTTCTCAAAAGCCTCAAGCTCGTCCTCACCACTAATAATAAAATTCCCTGTATCTAAAGTAACATAAAGCGACGGAATTTCATCCAGAAAAGTTCTCATCCCGCATAGTGAGCATAACGGGCTTTTCTCATCATCAAAATCTTCTATCGTTACTCTCATTCCATTTGCCTCTGCCATCTTGCAAAGCTTTCTTGTTCCCTCAATCATTTGTTCTAGTTCTCTTTTTCTAGCACTTTCATCTGTTTTACTATAAAAACCTGGAACAATCATTATTTTATCTGCTTCCATAGCCATTGCTAGCTTTATATGCTTCTTGCAGTTCTCTAAATCCTCAGTCTCAGAAAAATCATAAAATCCATAAATACTAGAGACAGAAAACTCATTTCTTTTAAGAAGTTCCAAAAGCTTATCTGGATTCAAGATATCATCTCTATCCAGCTCAACCGCAGCAATTCCTACTTCTTTTATTTTTTTAGGATTTCCTCCTCTGTACACCCTACCTGCTTTGCTGCTTCTACTATATGATGATGAAAGACGGATATTTTCATATAATTCACCCTTATTTATTATAATTTAATTCATTGTACCATTTAATCAAATAATGAGACAACCAAAAGAGCAGATTAGCTTGCAAACAAAGTTATTCCATAGCAAAAAAGGATATTTTCAACCAATTCATTGAAAATATCCTTTTCATTTATATTTTCTAAGTTAGTAAAGTCCTCTTAATTAGACCTCTGCTATTATAACCACCTTATAGAAATATCATTTTCTAGTTTTACCTTTCAACTTGACACTTTAATAAGGAAAGAAAGGATATGGCTGAGCATAAGGAAATGGTGGAGCATAATATGGATAAGGTAATAATGATAGTGCTAATATAGTAGCAAGTGGAAATCTCATACGTCTAAACCTTCTAAATCTCCTAGGATTCCTAAATTGCATCTGCCTATTGTCTTCATCCTCTCGAATGATTACATCTTCTCCCATAAGAACATTAACACCATCTGGTTCTACGCTTTCAATAACGCCATCAAATTCACGTCCATCTTGCATTCTTATAATAACATGATAATTCATCATTTCTTTACACTCATTATATAAATTTTGTAAGTTTGAACTACTACTTGCTTCTGATTGCATTTTATCAACTCCTTCATATACTATAATATTAATTTGTAAAAAAATGGTTCCATATCCAATAAATAAAATCTATATGAACTTGCTTAATCTATATCTTAGTTAATCCCATTTTAATGTTTAAAAAATTCAAAAAATTAATTCTTTAAATAGTAGATTTAATTTAAAAACTAGCATATAATCAATAAATAGTATTATTAAATATTTTTTATTAAATACTCTCTCATTAATAATTAACTAGTTACATTAATTTTTATATGTATTCTTTAGAAAGGTTCTTAATATGATATACCATGAATAAAAAAAATCTAAAACCCAAAGTCCTCTTATTTATATTTTCTTTCAGTATTATAGTAAGCATTATGTACCTTTCAAACTATTATTACCTACAATATAAAAATGAGACCTTATATAAGGGACTTCAAACCAAAGTCATTCAAACTAAGACAAAAGAATCTTTTAAAACAACTCAGCCATCTTCCTCGAACCAAGAGACTCTCTTCGAAAGCTCCTATTTAAGTATTGACTTTAATGAGTTAAAAGAACTTAATAATGACATTTACGCTTGGATATATATTCCTGGTACAGAAATTAATTATCCAATACTCCAGCATCCAGAAGATGATAATTACTATTTAAATCACAACATAGATGGTCAAAGGGGCTATCCCGGCTGTATCTATTCAGAGAGCTATAACAAAATAGATTTCTCCGATCCAGTTACTGTAATATACGGCCACAATATGAACAACGGAACTATGTTTGGCTCATTGCATAAATATGAAGATGCTAACTTCTTAAATGAGAATTATTGTATATCTATTTATACACCACAACAAGCTTTTAAGTATGAAATAGTCTTAGTAACAGAATATGATAATAGTCATATTTTAAAGCAGTTTGATTTCCTAAATGAGGGAGGTAAAACTCTATTTCTAAAAAGGATTTTAAATGAATCTCAAAAAGTCCTAACCAAAGATCTAGATGTTAATTCAACTTCCCAGTTACTTATCTTATCAACCTGTTCAAAAACTAATTCTGCTAAAAGACTTCTAATAATAGCTCAAAAACAATAAGACAATACTATTTATTAATTAGTTTTATATAGATATTAGATACATTACACTTATTCCCTATTACTGAATAGTCCCCTTATCGGATTATTAATAAAATTTAATTCAGGCACATATATTTTATATGTTATCTTGATCAAACTGAAAGGATGGATTCTATTAATGAAACAAAAACGCACATTTAGATTCAAAGTTGCATCAATACTTGCATTAACTCTTATTTCATTTACTTGCTTAAACTACACTACATACGCACAACCAACATACAACAAAGCCTATACAATCGAAAATGTTTTAAGTGATTATGAATACTTTATACGAGAGGATTTAACAGCCACTAATTCAGGCCATTGTGTTAGCGCCATAGCAGTAGGCGGCACATTAGATACACCAAACACGGTAGGTGATGCTCAAGTCGCTGCTAGCTATGTCAAATATATTAAAAGGTTAGGTGGTTTTGAACAAGGTAAATGGCTTACTGGTTCAGCCTATGATACATATAAAGTACCTGAGTTTTATTATGATACTGTAGATGCCAGCGTACCATCTTGGCTTGCTGAAAGGCTTACACATTCTCCAAGTTATATTGACTTTGATAAAGCCTTTACAGAACTCGAAGATCAATCAGTTGCATGGAGTAACTTAGGAACCTCTGCTTATTCAATAAATAGTGGTACATTAACCCTTACATTAGCTCCTGCAAAGGATACCTATATAACCATTCCATATAATGCTATTACCACTACAAGTAGCATTGTTATTGAAGGCCTTTCATCTGTTCAAGATTTTGTAGACTATAAATATATCATTTCTATTACAGGAGTAGAAAGTACTGATTTTACACTTTCATTTTATAACATTAACATGAATGGTAAATCTTTTAGCCAAGCATTAAAAGACCTTCAAGGCGGAACCAATGGAGCACAAATAAACCTTGAAGGAATGAAATTGGTTTGGAATTTTCCAGATGCAACTGGAAACCTAACAGCCCAAGGACTTTCTGGACACCTAGTGGCACCACAAGCTGATGTTTCATTAGAGGGTGGCAACTTTGAAGGAGGCATTATTGCTAAGAATGTTAAAAAATCCGATGCAGAAGGCCATTTCTATCCTTTTTATAAACCTGGAGTAACTCCTGAGCCTAGTCCTACTTCTAGCCCTGAACCTACTTCTAGCCCTAGTCCTACTTCTAGCCCTAGTCCTACTTCTAGCCCTAGCCCTACTTCTAGCCCTAGTCCTACTTCTAGCCCTAGTCCTACTTCTAGCCCTGAGCCTACTTCTAGTCCTGAGCCTAGTTCTAGTCCTAGTCCTAGTCCTACTTCTAGCCCTAGTCCTACTTCTAGCCCTGAGCCTACTTCTAGTCCTGAGCCTAGTTCTAGTCCTAGTCCTAGTCCTACTTCTAGCCCTAGTCCTACTTCTAGCCCTAGTCCTACTTCTAGTTCTACTCCTGGCCCTGAACCTACTTCTAGTCCTACTCCCGGCCCTGAACCTACTTCTAGTCCTACTCCTGGCCCTGAACCTACTTCTAGTCCTACTCCTGGCCCTGAACCTACTTCTAGTCCTACTCCTGGCCCTGAACCTACTTCTAGTCCTACTCCTGGCCCTGAACCTACTTCTGGTCCTACTTCTAGCCCTAATAACACCTCTAACAGCACTTCTCCTGGTGATGCTAATTCTTATTTATTGGGTGCCAATACTAATCTTGACGGTCAAGCGAACTCAAACACACAGGATAATGCCTCTCCTAAGACCGGCGAGAATCATTCAACAACCATCTTTTTAATAATTATCCTTATATCAGGAGTCGGACTCCTTAGTATAAAAAAACAAAGCAAGAAGCATACAAATTAAATAAATTCATAAAAAATAAGAAGTGTAGTCTAATCTGTACTAGATCTACACTTCTTATTTTTATACCTACTTAATTTTTATCACTATCACTTGTCTCTTTTAATTTAAGATTTCTGCTGTATCATTTTTCTTATCTTTTATTTTATGAATATTTAACATAGTCATTCTTGCTATAGGCTGTGCCACAAAAGTTTCTACAGCAAAAGCTATAGCAAAGTTTCTCGGCCATTTATAGAAGAATGTATGAATTGGCTCCATACTTATTTTCCCTACACCAATCCATGTTCCTATTACTGTTAAGAATATTGACATTAAAAGAACTGTACATAATGTGTTTATAATGATATGTGCATTAAAACTATCTTCTTTTGCAATAATTTTTGAGGTCATCCACTCAGCTGGTTTATGTGTCAATAAAACTAAAGCAATAACACTTATCCAAACAAATGGTATGACTCTTAATGTATCAGCCCATACATACATATTAAATCCAAATTCAAAACAAGTAATTAATGGTGCAATTATATTTACTGATATAATAGATATAGTAGCTAAAAACAAAGCAAATTCCTTTTTGTTACGTGGTAGTTTCATATAAAATTCCATTTTTGTCTTCCTCTTTTCTTTTAACTTAGTACTGGAGCAAAAATAAAGCGTGAGACCATTATACATAGTCTCACGCTGAACAATTATACGCGCCAATATTCATTTACTTGTTATTATAAATAAACATTTTACTTTTTTCAAGCATACTTTTTTATTGATTTTATTTTAAATAAAACCATATTTTTTGTTTATGATACGGTTCACCTTACCTAGTTAAGGGAAAGATAAAATATCTACACCCATTATATTTTAGGCCATTATGACAAATAAGTCTTCTGGCCTAGCTTCCATAATACTTCTAGCTAATTCTTTCCTTAATACTAATAGTCTTTCTTGATCTTCTTCCTTCATAGGTACATTCTCTGCCTTGCACTTATGTGCTAGTTTTGAATAAGTAATAAATTCATCTGGAATAATACTTTCTTTTAAATATAGCTTAATAAGCTTTTCATTATACCCTATTTCAAAATAGTATCTGCCACCACCTGGAGCTAGCTGCCCTAACTTATCCTCAGCATACTCAAGGTCTAGTCTTAATCTATCATATGTTTTTACACGCATAACCATTTCAGTTGCATCAATAATACCTTTACCATTGCATCCTATACCACTATAAAAGCTAAAGTTTCCTCTCTCTGGCACTTCATCACAAAGTTTAGGAAACGTCATAAGCATGATCTTAAATGCAAGTGCTGCTCCACCTAACATTTGCTTTCCATGGTATTTTAATAAATCTTCATAAGTGATTTCAATAATATCATTATGGTCTTTTACTTTAATTTTTTCTACCATTATTATTTACTCCTATTTATTTGATGAAAAGTTCATCTGTGTTAATTGGTTGTTCAATCATTTCTGTTTCATACATAAAGTCTGCTACATTTTGAAATGCTTTATAGTCTTCTTCTGTTACTTCAATATTAAAGTCATATTGAGCAAACATTTCCTCAACAGCTGCTTTATCTAAATCTAGTTCTGTTGCAACAATTTCCATAGTTTCTTCATGGTTTGTATTGATATATTCAATGATGCTAGCTTGTGCATTCATAAATACTTCTAATTCTTCTTTGTATTCATTATAGAAGTCTTCTCTAACTGCTACTGCAATAACCGCATCTGTTAACCCTTTACCATCTGTTACTAAGTTATATCCTTGTTGTTTTGATTTGTAAGCAGTAGGCCCTGCAACAAGTGCAGCATCAATGCTACCACCGTCTAATGCTGCTTTTGCATCTGGAATAGACATGTTTACATAGTTAATATCATCAATGGTCATATTCGCTTCTTTAAGATAGGCTACTAGTAATTGGTGTAAATTAGTTCCAACTGGGCCTGCAACTGTTTTACCTCTTAAATCTTCTGCTGATTTAATTGTTTCATCACCTGAATATAAGCAAAATGCTTCTGGAGATCTACTGTACATATTTAAGATTTTAATGTCCGCACCATTTGCTGCTGCTAGAACAACAGAAGTACCTCCAACAGCATATAAGATATCTACATCTCCTGATGCTAATGCTTGAGTTTGATCAGCTCCTGATGTAATCTCTGCATACTTAACTTCGATTGTTTTACCATTCTTGCTAAATTCATCAACAAATACATTTTGATTTTTTTGGATAATACTTGGCACATTAAGTGGTGATGTTACATGAGTAATTGTTAATTCATCTAATGTTGATTGTGATAAATCTATAGCTCCTGTATCAACTGCCTCTGTAGGTGTAGGCTCTGTTGTTGTAGTGTGATTGCTACCAGCTGATGAATTACTATTTGATGCACATCCTACCATAGATGTCATCATTACCCCCATTACTAATGCTGATGTTAATACTTTCTTTGCTAATTTCATTACTTTTCTCCTTTGTTTGTGTCTTTTTATTAAACAATTTTTAAATCATCAATAATTTGTTTTTTTAATGCTACAAATTTATCATCTAATAAGTCTCTTACATGATTTTCTTCCTCAATTTCATATTGAGACTTAATGATTCCTTTTTCTAAAATTACTATTTTATCTCCGAGAATCAGTGCTTCATCTATGCTATGTGTAACAAATAAAATAGAACACCTTGTCTTATGATGAATCTTTAATAATT
Coding sequences:
- a CDS encoding collagen-binding domain-containing protein, with the translated sequence MKQKRTFRFKVASILALTLISFTCLNYTTYAQPTYNKAYTIENVLSDYEYFIREDLTATNSGHCVSAIAVGGTLDTPNTVGDAQVAASYVKYIKRLGGFEQGKWLTGSAYDTYKVPEFYYDTVDASVPSWLAERLTHSPSYIDFDKAFTELEDQSVAWSNLGTSAYSINSGTLTLTLAPAKDTYITIPYNAITTTSSIVIEGLSSVQDFVDYKYIISITGVESTDFTLSFYNINMNGKSFSQALKDLQGGTNGAQINLEGMKLVWNFPDATGNLTAQGLSGHLVAPQADVSLEGGNFEGGIIAKNVKKSDAEGHFYPFYKPGVTPEPSPTSSPEPTSSPSPTSSPSPTSSPSPTSSPSPTSSPSPTSSPEPTSSPEPSSSPSPSPTSSPSPTSSPEPTSSPEPSSSPSPSPTSSPSPTSSPSPTSSSTPGPEPTSSPTPGPEPTSSPTPGPEPTSSPTPGPEPTSSPTPGPEPTSSPTPGPEPTSGPTSSPNNTSNSTSPGDANSYLLGANTNLDGQANSNTQDNASPKTGENHSTTIFLIIILISGVGLLSIKKQSKKHTN
- a CDS encoding ABC transporter substrate-binding protein; translated protein: MKLAKKVLTSALVMGVMMTSMVGCASNSNSSAGSNHTTTTEPTPTEAVDTGAIDLSQSTLDELTITHVTSPLNVPSIIQKNQNVFVDEFSKNGKTIEVKYAEITSGADQTQALASGDVDILYAVGGTSVVLAAANGADIKILNMYSRSPEAFCLYSGDETIKSAEDLRGKTVAGPVGTNLHQLLVAYLKEANMTIDDINYVNMSIPDAKAALDGGSIDAALVAGPTAYKSKQQGYNLVTDGKGLTDAVIAVAVREDFYNEYKEELEVFMNAQASIIEYINTNHEETMEIVATELDLDKAAVEEMFAQYDFNIEVTEEDYKAFQNVADFMYETEMIEQPINTDELFIK
- a CDS encoding sugar phosphate isomerase/epimerase family protein, with amino-acid sequence MYRGGNPKKIKEVGIAAVELDRDDILNPDKLLELLKRNEFSVSSIYGFYDFSETEDLENCKKHIKLAMAMEADKIMIVPGFYSKTDESARKRELEQMIEGTRKLCKMAEANGMRVTIEDFDDEKSPLCSLCGMRTFLDEIPSLYVTLDTGNFIISGEDELEAFEKLKNKVIHVHCKDRAHDKNGNICPISAGKGFIKMSEVLEELSKMHYDGFLAIEHFEAENYLEFMIESAKWIRRKVEV
- the srtB gene encoding class B sortase; this translates as MNKKNLKPKVLLFIFSFSIIVSIMYLSNYYYLQYKNETLYKGLQTKVIQTKTKESFKTTQPSSSNQETLFESSYLSIDFNELKELNNDIYAWIYIPGTEINYPILQHPEDDNYYLNHNIDGQRGYPGCIYSESYNKIDFSDPVTVIYGHNMNNGTMFGSLHKYEDANFLNENYCISIYTPQQAFKYEIVLVTEYDNSHILKQFDFLNEGGKTLFLKRILNESQKVLTKDLDVNSTSQLLILSTCSKTNSAKRLLIIAQKQ
- a CDS encoding membrane protein, encoding MEFYMKLPRNKKEFALFLATISIISVNIIAPLITCFEFGFNMYVWADTLRVIPFVWISVIALVLLTHKPAEWMTSKIIAKEDSFNAHIIINTLCTVLLMSIFLTVIGTWIGVGKISMEPIHTFFYKWPRNFAIAFAVETFVAQPIARMTMLNIHKIKDKKNDTAEILN
- a CDS encoding ThuA domain-containing protein — its product is MIRVTVWNEFVHEREYEAIKAIYPEGIHSCIAEFLGKEEAITVRCATLDMEEHGLTEEVLNHTDVLIWWSHAKQEEVSDEVVQRVRSHVLAGMGLIALHSAHYSKIMKVLLGTSMSLKWREGSRERLWVTAPYHPIAAGVLETIDIPEEEMYGEFFDIPKPDEVVFTGWFASGEVFRSGCTFTRGYGRIFYFQPGHEEYPIYHMKEIQKIIINAVRWCHSEIKRTLPIECENTASYEAI